A single region of the Deefgea piscis genome encodes:
- the greA gene encoding transcription elongation factor GreA — protein sequence MVKVPLTVVGAERLKVELAHLKSVERPTVIAAIAEARSHGDLSENAEYDAAKEKQGFVEGRIAELEAKLSNGQIINPKDLEETAEGRIVFGATILLQDLDTEAEVTYQIVGDDEADIKAGKISVSSPIARALIGKYAEDVAEVMAPGGIREYEILAVKYI from the coding sequence ATGGTTAAGGTCCCACTCACAGTGGTTGGTGCTGAAAGGCTTAAAGTTGAGTTGGCGCACTTAAAAAGTGTAGAGCGTCCGACTGTGATTGCTGCGATTGCTGAAGCGCGCTCGCATGGCGATTTGTCAGAAAATGCTGAGTATGATGCGGCCAAAGAAAAGCAAGGCTTTGTCGAAGGGCGTATTGCTGAGTTAGAAGCTAAGTTGTCTAATGGACAAATTATCAATCCAAAAGATTTGGAAGAAACCGCAGAAGGCCGCATTGTGTTTGGTGCAACAATTTTGTTGCAAGATTTAGATACCGAAGCTGAAGTGACTTACCAGATTGTTGGTGATGATGAAGCGGATATTAAAGCCGGTAAAATCTCAGTATCAAGCCCGATTGCGCGTGCTTTGATTGGTAAATATGCCGAAGATGTGGCTGAAGTGATGGCGCCGGGCGGGATTCGTGAGTATGAAATTTTAGCGGTAAAATACATCTAA
- a CDS encoding DUF4149 domain-containing protein — protein sequence MANGLKNVLTTLWIGGMWIIGMVVAPALFTSLDKAVAGMVAGKLFYVIGWIGIVAGLFLAVWQIWFNGLSAFKSLRLWLILSMLLCTLINQFAIFPLIAELKPVVSNAAEGMFGGGLAQWHTISSLIYLMQSIFGLVYIWSSEH from the coding sequence ATGGCTAATGGACTAAAGAATGTACTGACCACCCTTTGGATTGGTGGGATGTGGATTATCGGCATGGTCGTTGCGCCCGCCTTATTCACGAGTTTAGATAAAGCTGTTGCCGGCATGGTGGCAGGGAAATTGTTTTATGTGATTGGCTGGATCGGGATCGTCGCAGGATTGTTTTTGGCGGTCTGGCAGATTTGGTTTAATGGCCTAAGCGCATTTAAAAGTCTGCGCTTGTGGCTGATTTTGAGTATGTTGCTGTGTACACTGATTAATCAATTTGCCATTTTCCCTTTAATCGCCGAATTAAAACCCGTGGTTAGTAATGCCGCAGAGGGTATGTTTGGTGGTGGTTTGGCGCAGTGGCATACGATTTCAAGTTTGATTTATTTAATGCAGAGCATTTTTGGCCTAGTCTATATATGGTCTAGCGAGCATTAA
- the yhbY gene encoding ribosome assembly RNA-binding protein YhbY: MLQLTADQCRHLRSLAHHLNPVVMIGSSGLTDAVMREIAINLDAHELIKVRVLGDDREARVQFMEKICADLGACPVQHLGKLLLIFRPSNTDKPKILLPKPKKVAK; this comes from the coding sequence ATGCTACAACTCACTGCAGATCAATGCCGACATTTGCGTAGCTTAGCGCACCATCTCAATCCGGTCGTGATGATTGGTAGCTCAGGCTTGACCGACGCTGTGATGCGCGAAATTGCGATCAATTTAGATGCGCACGAACTAATCAAGGTTCGCGTACTGGGCGACGATCGCGAAGCGCGGGTTCAGTTTATGGAAAAAATCTGTGCTGATCTTGGTGCTTGCCCAGTTCAACACTTAGGCAAACTGCTGCTTATTTTCCGCCCAAGCAACACTGACAAACCAAAGATCTTACTGCCTAAGCCAAAAAAGGTAGCAAAATAA